The sequence TCCAAGAACTATACAATATCATTCACATCACGCCCGCGACCATCCTCTTAAGCGAAGGTAAGACTTGTTTTCTTCGATGTTTCAGGCATTTAAACAAAACTAAGTTGGTACGACATCACCAATGATGCCGAAAGTAAAAGCACAACAAATGAGTAGCTGCTATGTCTTCCGATTGCTGATCCAATTTACAAGAAAAGATGCATTCCATCGCCTTCAACACCGTATTAAGCCATTGATGTTCCTCCATGATTCCTTTCCATATGCTCAACTTCCGATATGGGTTGTATTGCAATTCATGCAGGCATGAGCATTGCGTtcgtgatcatgatacctctcAACATGTTCAATTAAAACAGAAATAGAGGAAAATCTTTGTAGACATTGCGGACACTGCTCCACAAGCTCAGCACCATTGCCACTCCGAGATATTCCATCTTTCGCCTTCTGCATTGCTTGTGCGGTCATGCTACTCAATCTGTGCATACTGGCTTCAGCTGAGGCTCGAACAGCTGATACAGCATTCAGCAAACCAGAATTCCACCGTGAAGGTTtacttgaattttgatttggtACTGAGCTGTTGTTGGATGTTTGTGAAGCTACCAAATCAAATTTCTGGCTCCTCCTTAGCAAGCCTATAAATGGGAAGCTGGTGTCTTGTTTTTTAGGACCTGCGCACATGTGATCTGGTGCAAATCTATGTTTCAAGCAATGATCTCGGGCGCACTCTCGGCAGCGTATCATGTTAGAGAAAGTAAGCGTTTCAATGCAGTCGGGAACAGGACACCTCTTTTTCTTAGTTTCTTTCTGATGATTTGATGGATCGCAATCAGTGTTCACATGAGATTCCCATGTTATGTTGGGGTCTTGACCTGGGACCAGCCGAACTCCATTGGCACAGAGTGGGCAAATCAAAAGAGTGGCGTCTTTGTGATTGGCATCCGGGCAGAGGTGTTTGCTATAACTTCTATGTTGCATACAGAATGCCTGTCACAAAACTGCATGGTTGATAGTGATACAATGATACCAAAGAAAGCATATAACATACAAATTGCATAAACAGTATACATTACGGTACTGAGTTTCTTAAAAGCAGCAACAAACAAGATTGAACATGTGAAATTAGCTCAACAAAATTTATCTGACACTCTATATGTTCTCTATGTATGACAAACCTTTAAATGAGTTTATCTTGAATCGAATTCTGCCTTTGTCCATGATACAGCCTTAATGGCCATAAACATGCTTTTAAACTAAGAGCACAACCATCAATTAGACTTGCCTAAGGATCATACAACAACTGAAACAAAGGTAAACTCTCTTTACAGCCAACTGCCACACCATGTTAGTAATTACGTACACAATTATAAATGTTCAGACTTGTATCAAATATTGGTCATAATAACCTTTATCAGCAACGACGATCCATTATCTAATTTTATCTTGCAAACACAATACAATGATCTTATAGACTATGACAGAAATAGTATTCTTACTGCAGTAATCTATTGAGCGTGTGCAAATCTACTCATTCTAATGTACTCTGCATGGATTTGACAAAGCTTCACACAAATCTTGTCATCTTAGCAATCCAGTAAAAAGTAAACATTAAACATTGGGTTAGACTAAAATCCTACAGATGATATCACTGAAACACTAAATTAATGTAATTCTTGTGAAAGCCAATGTCTTCTCTGAAACATctcaaaatgatttttttaatgcttttatTCTGCATCATTCCTCATTGCAAAAACATTGTCAAATCACACGAATAAACcgaaagaaaacaagagagaacAATACTAGTGAAAACCAATGTCTTCTGTAAAACATCTCTAAATGAAAgttaaaaaaaccaaagttttgatttttgttgtacTTCGTTCCTCATTGCAAAAACATTGCCAATTTCCACAGACTCTCTGATCCATAGTTGAGAAATTTGAGAAGTTTTCAggaataaatcaaaagaaaacgAGAAGAAACACAATAATTAAGAACCTGACTGCATCGATCGCAGGTGAATGGCATGAAATCAAAGAGCTTGCATTCCACCACGCTGCAATGCTTCCCAAGATCCTCAAACTCCGTAGTCTCCATCGAATTCAGAAGAGCatctagggtttcaaagattGAAATTTGGGGATTTAAAACCCTCTTCGAGTGAAAACAGGACTCCATTGCTGTGATGTTGAAGCTTCAAGAGAATCCGGTACAAACATCATCGAACAGGCATCACTGTTTGACCAGTATTATTTTGCCACGTATACATTTAGTAGATCACGAATGGCTGAATTCAGTGTTTGCTGTTGTGTTTGAATGCACGGGATCGGAAACGTTGCTTCAATGGGGAGTCACCGGCGCTGGCACGATGGCTTTATCCGGCCTGGCCGTCGTATCCACCGTCCGGTCCCGGTTTTATGATTTGCTCGCTATTCGGAATTTagagaaatttatataaatccaaaatataatcaaatttatttatttttacatatagATTACGCAAATACGTGGAATTAATATCTCAATATATTTATGTCCTTAAATTAGTGGGCTTTGGTTCAATCTCAAATCTTTTCTGAAATAAACATTTTATGTCAGTGccaataaactaaaaaattgtGTGTGAAATTTATTtgcttgattttatttaaatgtgcataaaaaataaatttttaattttttatgtagaCCATTTGAGtattaaaaaacaagtaaatattACTGTTGATCACCAAATTATAGTCAATTATCAGTTTGGGTAccatattttaatttgtatcaaaatggtccccccatttttattttgtttcaaaaagatGCTACCCAAAGGATTCCGGTGAATTTATTCTGACGTGGACGCCGGCAATCCAACGTGGTTGTCGGATTTTCACATCACCTGTCCAGTGGCATGTGCCACGTGGATTATAATGCCACATGTGCCATCCTAACACCATATCAGCCACCAGGTCAgcccccttttttttcttttttcttctttcaaatcTGAGATCCTGATCtcccaaatatacaaataaaaccctaactttGACATAATCAGtagtttttttcattattttattattattattatttgagagATAGGAAGGTTGTTTGTCAATGGTCACTcacctgattttttttaaaaaatataatataatctctatttaaaaaaataactataatataatGTCTGTGTTTATTAGGTTAAATGCATACTCACCATGAGTTGACATCAAAATTAGCTCTATTTTGTGTATTAATTAGAGCAATAATTTATCAGTCTAATCATTCTCATTAATCAATGCTATGGACACCCTTTAATTCCTATAAATTCCtaataattatgtaattaatgtttacaattatatatattatcatttttcgGTGGTGAAAATTAATTCAAGAGATGATAAAATTGACAATTTATCTATAActttcattttaaaaagaaattcattATTGTTAGCTGATACATATTGCATATTAGCAGGCTATTCCATCATAGGGTTCATgtaacttgatttatttttaatatgaaaaattatatatgaaaaataataaaacattactTTCAAATATGTTCGATCAAAAGTTTAGTCCCATCCGCCTTTTCACTGCAATCACAAAAACCCAAACAAACCTAGTGAAATTAACTACGATTAAGAGGTGCTACTTCAAGAAGACCCGACTCCTCTATTGTTTAATTGACCAGTACAATCTCATCTTCGACATGAAATAATATCACCATTATTTGCAGCTTTTATAGTaactaaaattataaacattcaCGTTTTTTAgttgataattataaatttttttataataattatagcGAATTCTATTTTTAGATAACTAATTCAAACACTTCATTTATAACCCTCAATAGatcaattttgaatatttaCACATCTTTCACTACAAATGTACCtagatattttaataaattttcagagaataattttgacaaattcataaaaaaaaaacaaacaaacaactccATTAAGTCAATAACTTACtccaaaacaaatttattttttttaaaaaccccctcaaaataattttaaaaaatccagGGGTGTATCTGAGAAAAAGCCCAAAGGATACAAAACCCCAATTCCAGCGTTATATCCAACTCGCGTCTCTCATTCATACCCATTCtggtgtttttattttctggcaataattccttttttatttttattttttcaattttaattctGTTTTTAAATCGAAGAGAAGGGGGGGAGCAATCCCCCGCCCCGCTCAAACCCTCACCAAGCTTCGATCTTGATGGCCTTCCATGTCGCTTGCCCGATCACTTGGTCCGGTTTCTCTCTCTAGAACTCTCATCTCTATCTCTATCGATCGCTCGCTCGCTCTAAAGCTGTGGTTTTGTGCATCAATGGCAGCCGGAGGATATGCAAGTGTGAGCTCGGGAACGCGGGGTTGGGAGTGGGGGATGGGTTTTTGGAGGAGGTGGTTAGGGTTGAGGAGTTTTTGAAGGATCCGTGGGTGGTGAGGGCGGGGAGAGGGGGAGGGGATGGGAGAGATGTGGGGATTGTGCAGGTGTTGGTTCCGAAGGTGGTGGCGGCGCCGCCTTTGCCAGTGCCGGTGGCGGCGGAGGATGGAGGGGAGGATGGGGCGGTGGGGGCGACGTCGGTGCTGGCTCGGAGGGCGGCGATGCAGCGGCAGGCGGTCGCTGCGTCTATGGCGGCGGAGGATTATGTCAGGCGATTGGAGGCTGGTGGCGCTGCGGTGagggttttgtttgatttgtgcTGGATTTTTGTCTTTCTTGGTCCACTGGTTGTTGGATTGTTTTTGAAGTTGCTTTTTTTTTGGTTCGGTTTGATGTGTTTTGAAATGAGTTgatgtttgtttcttttaattaaaatttttaaaaaaaaggcattTTTTTTGTGGGAATGTTTGGTCTGAAGAATGCGCTGAGAGTGGTGACGTTAGGAGGTAGTTCACTTGAAGATAAATTTGGTCTTCTTGTTGAGTTTTTTGTGAGaatcttgtctttttttttggttttggagGATAAAGAGGGCAAAATcctgttgattttgttttctttccctttttgaTGTTAATTTTTGCTGTAAAAATTATGGCTTGGATACAGCTATATTGCTTTTACTTGTGGTAATCATCTTGATGTTGAAGACTTCTGTAAAAGAAGCAAGTTCAGTTTCTTCTTTCAATCGTAGGATGCACCTGGAGAAGTAGCTAATAATGTTGGCGGAGAAGATCAAAGTGCTTTGACTCCAAAAATTATGTGTCGCATTTGCTTTTCTGGTGAAGATGCAGGCAGTGAGAAAGCTGCGAAGATGCTTACCTGCAAAACATGCGACAAGAAGTACCATAGGAGCTGCTTGAAGATCTGGGCTGAGTACAGAGGTTTGTTGTTACcatatttttattgtaataacgattttttttttaaatgtacttctctaattattttattgtcttCTGAAGACCTGTTTCATTGGAGTTCTTGGGTTTGTCCATCCTGTCGCACTTGTGAGGTTAGTTTCATACTTCTCTTGCTTTCAAcaatgttgttttattttaaaagagcCAGCTTTAGGTTTTGTCTAGTTTTAGATTAAGTTGGAAATCTCTTTGTTGCAAGCATCTTACTGGCCACTTGTTAACTTGTTGACTGTAGCTATTGCTAACTTTTTAAAATCATGATTCTGTGAAGCATCTGAAAGTGAAGCTCCAGTCATATGGATGGACTGCATATGAAGCTAATTGTTAATGGATAATGGTGAAACTCCAGTCTTAGGATGTCTTTCACATTAAAATTCACTTATATTGTGTTTATGTGCATCACAATCTTGGGGTTTGATGTGTGGCTATAGACATGATTACCAATTAACCTATTGTcatctgttatttttttctataatttttttattttttatttttttcttctattctgCTAATAGTGAATGTTCTATTTCACACACctaaggattaatatttaaagttcaAAGATTAACTACTCATTATTTTGTCATTTCTTAATTAGCCTATGTTGTCAGTGATAACTTATGACTTCTTCAGGTTTGCCGAAGAGGCGGTGACCCCACTAAGTTGATGTATTGCAAAAGATGTGATGGTGCTTACCATTGTTACTGCCAGCAGCCTCCACACAAGGTCTGTATTTTTAATGGTTCTATTATATAACTAGGGAATCTATCATGTGagttttttaattgataaatgTGCAGAATGTTAGTCATGGACCGTATTTATGTCCCAAACACACAAGGTGCCACAGTTGTGGTTCAACTGTCTCTGGAAATGGACTTAGCACAAGGTATTGGTTTTTTTATCttataagtaaaattaaaataagtcaAATGTTTCATCTTCTCATTTTAAGCAAATtgcaaattataattatgttgtCTTGAGGGGGCTAGTTAATGTGATTTAACCACATTGATGAATGCCAATTAACATGAAATTTGTTATTAATCTTTCACCCATGTGGTTATGTTCTAACATAACAAAATGATTGGTTTTGAAGATGGTTCTTAGGTTACACCTGCTGTGATGCTTGTGGAAGATTGTTTGTGAAAGGAAATTACTGTCCTGTTTGTTTAAAGGTAAACATGCAGTGAAGCTTTAGTATTTCGATATCATTTTGAGTTCACATTGTGAGATATCTCTGTACCTTTTGGTTGCTTAATTGGTTTGGAAGTACATTTTACTGTTTTGTTACTCCATATTTTCCTTTGAGGTGTGCGCATGCTGTGGTGGTCAGTGTTCCAAATTTATGCATGTGAAGAAGGTTTGGCCAGTTACTGGTAAATGTAGTTTTAATCATTTTAAGCAAATTAGGTGGGTGAGATCATTTTGTTTCTATAGAAAAACACATACAGGAAGCACACACAAATCAATTATGCCTTTGTATAGGTTTGCTAGGATCTATCTTAAATTCTCATGGAGGGGAATATGTGATTGCGCATTCATCACTTTTTCTACAAAGCTTTTAATGAACTGGATGATCATCAATACCAATTTGCATAAATCTCCATGCACAATGAATACAGGATGTTCATTTACTCTTACAAAATTTAGAAGACAAATTCATTGTTTGGGTGATTATGTATGCATATACAATGATTTGTGTACTTATGTCTAACCAGTATCAACCTACTTTTAGTTAAAGTCTTCTCATGTTTGACTTCTGCAGGTTTACAGGGATTCTGAGTCAACACCCATGGTTTGTTGTGACGTTTGTCAACAATGGGTGCATTGCTTATGTGATGGCATCAGGTTTATGACCTTATTCATTGTTGCTTCTGGAGAATTCTTTATTCCTGTTGAACTTTGTCTTTCACTCtgttttttttgtcatttcacATTGTACTCTAGGCATGCTTCCTGTTAGAAGTTCTCATTGAATTTTGTGGCTCTGCCTGCTTATGGTGTCAATattgatttgtttaattttgtcaGCCCACTTCGATTCCTTTATTAATTCAGCAATTTTGAATTCTATGTATGGCAGTGTAATCATCACTTGCAATGCCTTTAAAGTCGCTTAGTTTATGAAGCTTTTTGATATGTACGATCTGATAATACTCATTGCCAGTGATTAATTTTGTGAGTACTGATCTTGTAATTTTATGCCAAATCTCTACTGGCATAGTGGCATGCATTACATTTTATTGTGGGTGAATGAACAGCTGATTTTCAAACTCATGGTAGAGGTGTCTTTTCAGACATGTTGCTTGGATATTACTGGCAAGCACATTTCAGTAGCATGCAACACTTCCTAAGTATGTCTCCTGGTTGTAGTTCTATGATACTTATGGATGATAATGGTGAACTTATTGAGTGAGATGGTGAGGAAGTATGATCCACTactacaattaattaattagcataTACATaaagtaagtaaataaaaaatatcttgaaGCCTGTGAttgaacttcttggaagtgctAAGGACATGCTCCTTGTCATTGAGACATGATCTATATCTATATTCCTCCTATCCTTTTAAAATGCCtgttttctagatttttttagCCTTAAAATGACCAGAACTATTATGATCAATACTCTCTTGATAAAGAACTTGAAAAGGAGGTTGGAAATATGCTAGCTTGTCAACTCTTCTATGTGGAATATTTCCAATGAGTATGAGAATAATTTTGCTACCATGCATGCCTTTAATTGCAATATTCTTCCTTATAACCACATTCCTTTGTTTGCCTTCCTTTTGAAAACTTGATTGATCTTACCCCTGTTTATCTTATAGCGGGTACACAGTTCCTATTTTTTGGAGCTATTCCTTCACATTTCTGAGGCTGTTGCCCTTGCCTGCGCATGTGCACACTTGGAATTAGGGCTTTCCTTGTTACAACTAAATAAAGAGTGATCATGAAAAGAGATCTggcaaagaagaaaaggaaatggaGGAAAGGAATGAGAAATACTGGATTGATGATAAATGTTCATAGATTATGTATTATGCATTTCCATTTCGATTGAGAATCTTACAATctcattgataatattttttatgaagaGTCTAAATTTGAGAAGAACTTTTATCATCCTAAACACTTTAAGGGTGGTCCTACCAGATTTGGAGTTTATTACTAGAGTTATTTGCTTTATTTGGAGCCTTATTTTgtaatttcttattttcattgagggttttatatttaattttacaagAAGTTAAGTGGGGCTATCCTGGATCTTTTCTCTTTtaagtttttagggtttccttTGTAATTTTATGTAAACATCATTAAATCAATGTGGAGGATGAATGCTTTTGTTGGAATTGATTTCTATACCTCTTTGGCTGATGCTATTGAAATTCTTGGAGATTTTCTCCGCCCTTGATTTTAACAACATCTTTGTAGTGGAGGATTGGTGCTTGCTTCTGCTGATAGCAAGTTTTCACTTTTGGGATTTCTATTCTCAAAGAACGTATCTGACCAGTCTAGTTTAGTTTCCCCATGAGTTATTATTTACAGGCTTCATCAATAACCATATAAACTGCTTGTTAGGTCAAAagactcaaaaataaaaaaaaaatgatcactAAAGCCATTTGTCgaaatacgaactcaagggctCTAGTAACTAACTCTGAATCTGTTgacgaaaaatgaaaaatattcttAGGCTCCAAATAGAATCATATAAGGCTGGCagctataaaagaaaattgagcTCCAAAAACAGGCAAATCAAGGTTCCTTCAAATGAAGAAACCTTCTGATACCATGATTttgtaatgtatttttttaatcaatatttccTTAAAATAAGGCCAATATTTACGTTAATATAAGGACATAAATGTCTAATGATAAAtgtttatgaaaagaaaaccccGGCATTACACAAATAAGCACTCGAACTCTGAACTGTGGCTGTCAAGAATACTCACAAGTCTCAAGCTCACGTGCACACACGTACGCATGCAACTATGCTGTTATgtgttaatataaattttttgtcaTATCTAACACTTGTGTTCATGTTGAGCTGTAATATCCTAAGTTAACATTTTTGTCCTATCTAACACCTGCCATGTTGAGCTGCAACATTGTCTCTGTGTCGAACAGATCGTAGCTTTTTTGATCaacataaattatttgtgaATGCAAGTTTGTTACTTGCTATCTCTTTCACATATTTAGCTTTCCTTAAAAAGTAGATATTCAACTTTCAAgaatttaatttgctttgcAGCTCTTTTTGCTATTTGTTCTTATacaatttcttttttgttatgtGATGTTTGTATATTGTGTtccttttctttcaaaattgcCTTATAAATCTTGTGCTCTCATAATCTTTGTTAAGAGAGAATCTATGCCAATGGTTCTTTCCCTTAGAAAATTCCATCTAAAGTTCTTCAGCTATTGTTGTTGCCTTTATTTTGAAAGTTCaacttgttttttgtttttagtttctaTCTTTATTCTTTGGCACACACTATCTTGGATGCCATTTTTAGCAATCAAAGGAAGTACCCTGACTTcgttctgttttttttttcggtaTTCAAAAGCATCAACATCATTGCTTATTGGATTTGAGCTTTATTTACTATCTTGATATCAAAGGTTCTttcaattaaatcataattttttgtcTGGCAGTGATGAAAAGTACCAGCAGTTCCAGGCAGATGGTAACTTACAGTACAAATGTGCTGCATGCCGAGGAGATTGTTACCAGGTATAATTTTCTGTGCTAGAACTATCCTAATGCTTCCTTGTTGAACCTGTGCATGTTATTAATGCCAGTTTGCATAATTTCCAGGTCAAGGATATTGATGATGCTGTTCGAGAACTTTGGAGGAGGAGAGATAAAGCTGATAAAGATCTGATTGCAAACTTGAGGGCTGCTGCTGGATTGCCTTCTCAAGAGGAAATATTTTCACTCTCTCCTTTTTCAGATGATGAAGAAACCAGTCCTGCAGTACTGAAACATGATCATGGGAGATCCTTAAAATTTTCAGTCAAAGGTCTGGGTGCTAAGAATTCCAAAGAATATGGGAAGACTAACTTCAAAAATTCATTGTCGAATAAGAAGCATCCTAAAAAAGGTTTTCAGTTACAAACAGTCGGTAAACTGGAAGGATCTTATCAAAATATTGATACTCGGCGTGGGATAAGTTCACTTGAAAGTAGCTTCAGAGATCAGACTATTGATGATACAATTTCATATGGAACCAAAACAGAGATATATTCATCACCTTTGGCAATAGCGTCtgacaataacaaaataaagtcCTATGACGATCACATTGGTAGTGACAAAAATAGCTCTTCCAAAGAAGCTGCGATAAATGCAGTTGATAAAGTCCCCAAGGTTCATATCAAAGGTAGTAAGTCTCAAATTCTTCATATGAAGGAAAGCATTGGCAAAAATGCAACTAAGAGTGAACCTGTGAAAGGAACTAAGTTAGTGATACATTTAGGTGGAAAACATAGGAACACAACCTGCTCTCCAGTATCCGAAAATGTAAACTGTCAGAAAGAGCAAGATTCGCTTGTCTCCAATGGTATGCACCTTGCCATATTTTGCTGTTTTATTACCATCTTTCCTTATGTTTATTCTATACTTATCATATGCCAAATCATTCTGATCCCCAAAATAGTCatactttttggtttttagtgATATTACATCTGAGTTTGGGAAGGTTTGGCACCATTTTCCAAATTAGATGTAAACAGCGGGAACGACATTTCTATTCTTTGTTATGTAGTGTCATCTGTATAATTTCTCATTTTTGTCCTTG comes from Dioscorea cayenensis subsp. rotundata cultivar TDr96_F1 chromosome 15, TDr96_F1_v2_PseudoChromosome.rev07_lg8_w22 25.fasta, whole genome shotgun sequence and encodes:
- the LOC120276667 gene encoding zinc finger AN1 and C2H2 domain-containing stress-associated protein 16-like, with translation MESCFHSKRVLNPQISIFETLDALLNSMETTEFEDLGKHCSVVECKLFDFMPFTCDRCSQAFCMQHRSYSKHLCPDANHKDATLLICPLCANGVRLVPGQDPNITWESHVNTDCDPSNHQKETKKKRCPVPDCIETLTFSNMIRCRECARDHCLKHRFAPDHMCAGPKKQDTSFPFIGLLRRSQKFDLVASQTSNNSSVPNQNSSKPSRWNSGLLNAVSAVRASAEASMHRLSSMTAQAMQKAKDGISRSGNGAELVEQCPQCLQRFSSISVLIEHVERYHDHERNAHACMNCNTTHIGS
- the LOC120277368 gene encoding LOW QUALITY PROTEIN: uncharacterized protein LOC120277368 (The sequence of the model RefSeq protein was modified relative to this genomic sequence to represent the inferred CDS: inserted 2 bases in 1 codon); amino-acid sequence: MAFHVACPITCRRICKCELGNAGLGVGDGFLEEVVRVEEFLKDPWVVRAGRGGGDGRDVGIVQVLVPKVVAAPPLPVPVAAEDGGEDGAVGATSVLARRAAMQRQAVAASMAAEDYVRRLEAGGAADAPGEVANNVGGEDQSALTPKIMCRICFSGEDAGSEKAAKMLTCKTCDKKYHRSCLKIWAEYRDLFHWSSWVCPSCRTCEVCRRGGDPTKLMYCKRCDGAYHCYCQQPPHKNVSHGPYLCPKHTRCHSCGSTVSGNGLSTRWFLGYTCCDACGRLFVKGNYCPVCLKVYRDSESTPMVCCDVCQQWVHCLCDGISDEKYQQFQADGNLQYKCAACRGDCYQVKDIDDAVRELWRRRDKADKDLIANLRAAAGLPSQEEIFSLSPFSDDEETSPAVLKHDHGRSLKFSVKGLGAKNSKEYGKTNFKNSLSNKKHPKKGFQLQTVGKLEGSYQNIDTRRGISSLESSFRDQTIDDTISYGTKTEIYSSPLAIASDNNKIKSYDDHIGSDKNSSSKEAAINAVDKVPKVHIKGGKHRNTTCSPVSENVNCQKEQDSLVSNGARLDNDSPVRSSKYEDRGSSVKLAKFSDAHRKGRVHKGEVYEPKTASRSPLTTKARIADVSHAVETVDEEATLRNDQQGKHAVEEPVKSLSGTRDVAELSNASNSSNDPKPLLKLKFKNPYFEQRSSWVSQGVEEKSSVKGQRSKRKRPSAEKISTLXEDDTSVHQHLENSIDEVVDAKILQKLGKGAIGKRVEIHQSTDNSWHKGIVSNVIEGTSSISVDLDDGRTKTLELGKHGVRFISQKQKRART